From a single Halorhodospira halophila genomic region:
- a CDS encoding Fe(3+) ABC transporter substrate-binding protein — translation MSRRIPVVTALVAGAVLVTGCDTGDDELTVYSARQDHLISPILERFTEETGISVRFVTDDAGPLMERLKAEGERTPADVLLTVDAGNLHQATENDLLASLDSAQLRERIPEHLRDPEDRWFGLSVRARTIMYSPERVDPEELDTYAGLADDQWEGRLCLRTSQQVYNQSLVAMMLHHEGEEETARIVEGWVDNLATSPFSNDTSVLEAIEAGQCDVGITNTYYLGRILRDDPDFPVEVFWPDQDGHGVHVNVSGAGVTRHASNPEKAQKLLEWLASDDAQEQFAAINLEYPAVEGVELDPIVAGWGEFKPDTINVSEAGRLQRQATMLMDRAGYR, via the coding sequence ATGTCCCGTCGAATCCCCGTCGTGACCGCGCTGGTCGCAGGAGCCGTCTTGGTAACCGGGTGCGACACCGGTGACGATGAGCTGACCGTCTATTCGGCGCGCCAGGATCACCTGATCAGCCCCATTCTCGAGCGTTTCACCGAAGAGACCGGGATCTCCGTGCGCTTCGTCACCGATGACGCCGGCCCGCTGATGGAGCGGCTCAAGGCCGAGGGCGAGCGCACCCCAGCGGACGTGCTGCTCACCGTGGATGCCGGCAACCTGCACCAGGCCACCGAGAACGACCTGCTCGCCAGCCTCGACTCGGCGCAGCTGCGCGAGCGCATCCCTGAGCACCTGCGCGATCCGGAGGATCGCTGGTTCGGTCTGTCCGTGCGCGCACGCACCATCATGTACAGCCCCGAGCGGGTCGATCCCGAAGAACTCGACACCTACGCCGGCCTGGCCGACGACCAGTGGGAGGGACGGCTGTGCCTGCGGACCTCGCAGCAAGTCTACAACCAGTCTCTGGTGGCCATGATGCTTCACCACGAGGGCGAGGAGGAGACAGCCCGCATCGTCGAGGGCTGGGTCGACAACCTGGCCACCTCACCCTTCTCCAACGACACCTCGGTCCTCGAGGCCATCGAGGCCGGCCAGTGCGACGTGGGCATCACCAACACCTACTACCTCGGGCGCATCCTGCGCGATGACCCGGACTTCCCGGTCGAGGTCTTCTGGCCCGATCAGGATGGCCACGGCGTCCACGTCAACGTGTCCGGGGCCGGCGTAACCCGGCACGCCTCCAACCCCGAGAAGGCCCAAAAGCTGCTCGAGTGGCTGGCCAGCGATGACGCCCAGGAGCAGTTCGCCGCCATTAACCTTGAGTATCCCGCGGTGGAGGGCGTCGAACTCGATCCCATCGTCGCCGGGTGGGGCGAGTTCAAGCCCGATACCATCAACGTCAGCGAAGCCGGCCGGCTCCAGCGCCAGGCCACCATGCTGATGGATCGGGCCGGGTACCGGTAA
- a CDS encoding ABC transporter permease subunit — protein sequence MVSLTSAARSPRLRRLWQRIGPWRVFAVIAGGLLFTPILVTLFSWLNPDHEVWRHLADTLLPEILRNTAILIFGVGSAVMVLGVGLAWLTAVCEFPGRRFFDWALMLPLAVPAYVLAFVFIGFFEYAGPLQTGLRELIGPGFELPSVRSAPGVVLVMALVFYPYVYMLTRTAFLAQGRGPLEAARIQGLSPWAAFFRVAVPMARPAIAAGTALALMETLADFGAVAIFNFETFTTAIYRAWFGFFSINAAAQLAAILLLIILAGLWVERRARGRARFSQGGTQHLERIQLRGWRRWAATAAAGTVLALGFVLPMIQLLIWASRRLEDLDSTYWSLIQNTLTLGASAAVLTVLIALLLAYARRVQPDRLTQRAVTAATLGYALPGAVLAVGIMLALTWLDHLVASLVGPWGGLGTTFLAGSIFALILAYVVRFMAVAYGAVDSSLERVRPVLRDAARSLGAGDREVIRRIYVPMLAPGLLTALLLVGVDVMKEMPATLLLRPFGWDTLAVRIYEFTTEGVWERAAVPAITLVGVGLLPVILLVRGTIRGR from the coding sequence GTGGTCTCGCTCACGAGCGCGGCGCGCAGCCCCAGGCTGCGCCGACTCTGGCAGCGCATCGGCCCCTGGCGTGTCTTCGCGGTCATCGCCGGGGGCCTGCTGTTCACGCCCATCCTGGTGACCCTGTTCTCGTGGCTGAACCCGGATCACGAGGTCTGGCGCCACCTGGCCGACACGCTGCTGCCCGAGATCCTGCGCAACACCGCCATCCTCATCTTTGGCGTCGGCAGCGCCGTAATGGTCCTGGGCGTGGGCCTGGCGTGGCTGACGGCGGTCTGCGAATTCCCCGGGCGCCGCTTCTTCGACTGGGCCCTGATGCTGCCGCTGGCGGTTCCGGCCTACGTGCTGGCCTTCGTATTCATCGGCTTCTTCGAGTACGCCGGCCCGCTGCAGACCGGACTGCGGGAGCTCATCGGCCCCGGTTTCGAACTACCCTCGGTGCGCTCGGCACCGGGGGTAGTGCTGGTCATGGCGCTGGTCTTCTATCCTTACGTCTACATGCTCACCCGGACGGCGTTCCTCGCCCAGGGCCGAGGCCCCCTGGAGGCCGCCCGCATCCAGGGGCTGTCACCGTGGGCGGCGTTCTTCCGGGTGGCCGTCCCCATGGCCCGGCCGGCCATCGCCGCGGGCACGGCCCTGGCCCTGATGGAGACGCTGGCCGATTTCGGCGCTGTAGCCATCTTCAACTTCGAGACGTTCACCACGGCCATCTACCGTGCCTGGTTCGGCTTCTTCAGCATCAACGCCGCCGCGCAGCTGGCGGCCATCCTGCTGCTGATCATCCTCGCCGGGCTGTGGGTCGAACGCCGGGCCCGCGGCCGGGCTCGCTTCTCCCAGGGCGGCACCCAGCACCTGGAGCGCATCCAGCTGCGGGGTTGGCGCCGCTGGGCGGCCACAGCGGCGGCCGGCACCGTGCTGGCGCTGGGCTTTGTCTTACCCATGATCCAGCTGCTGATCTGGGCCTCCCGGCGCCTCGAGGATCTGGACAGCACCTACTGGTCGCTGATCCAGAACACCCTCACCCTCGGCGCCAGCGCCGCAGTGCTCACCGTGCTGATCGCACTGCTGCTGGCCTATGCCCGCCGCGTGCAGCCGGACCGGCTGACCCAGCGCGCGGTCACCGCCGCGACCCTGGGCTACGCGCTACCCGGCGCAGTGCTGGCCGTCGGCATCATGCTGGCGCTGACCTGGCTCGATCACCTGGTAGCCAGCCTGGTCGGCCCCTGGGGCGGACTGGGCACCACCTTCCTTGCGGGAAGCATCTTCGCCCTGATCCTCGCCTACGTAGTGCGCTTCATGGCAGTCGCCTACGGCGCCGTGGACAGCAGCCTCGAGCGGGTCCGTCCCGTCTTGCGCGATGCGGCGCGAAGCCTGGGCGCCGGCGACCGCGAGGTGATCCGCCGGATCTACGTGCCCATGCTCGCCCCGGGGCTACTCACCGCACTGCTGCTCGTCGGCGTCGACGTGATGAAGGAGATGCCCGCCACCCTGCTGCTGCGACCCTTCGGCTGGGATACCCTGGCGGTGCGCATCTACGAGTTCACCACCGAGGGCGTGTGGGAGCGGGCGGCGGTGCCGGCGATCACCTTGGTCGGCGTCGGGCTGCTGCCGGTGATCCTGCTCGTACGGGGCACGATCCGCGGTCGCTAG
- the gcvT gene encoding glycine cleavage system aminomethyltransferase GcvT: MPQRTPLYDRHVGAGARVVDFAGWEMPLHYGSQLAEHQAVRSDVGLFDVSHMAVTDLSGPAARGLLRQQLANDVAKLDGRPGQALYSCLLNERGGVVDDLIVYLRDEETYRLVSNAATREKVRPRLLEQAQQAGVTAEARDDLAMVAVQGPRATSLLEQLYGDEAAAALACKPFQAATVGEVFAGRTGYTGEDGFELILPADQAPALWDRLTEAGAQPCGLGARDSLRLEAGLNLNGNEMDEETTPLEAALGWTVAWAPEDRDFVGRAALEEQHRQGVAWRLIGLVVEGRAPARAGYVVRTDAGDGVITSGAHSPTLGGPIALARIPADAEGDFRVVIRNREAAARRVKPPFVRHGKVCV, encoded by the coding sequence ATGCCGCAAAGAACTCCGCTCTACGATAGACACGTGGGCGCCGGCGCCCGCGTGGTCGATTTCGCCGGCTGGGAGATGCCGCTTCACTACGGCTCTCAGCTGGCCGAACACCAGGCCGTGCGCAGCGACGTCGGCCTGTTCGACGTCTCCCATATGGCCGTCACCGACCTCTCCGGCCCGGCTGCCCGTGGCCTGCTGCGCCAACAGCTGGCCAACGATGTCGCCAAGCTGGACGGGCGCCCCGGCCAAGCCCTCTATAGTTGCCTGCTCAACGAGCGCGGCGGTGTCGTCGACGACCTGATCGTCTACCTACGCGACGAGGAGACCTACCGCTTGGTCTCCAACGCCGCCACCCGCGAGAAGGTCCGCCCGCGGCTGCTCGAACAGGCGCAGCAGGCCGGCGTCACCGCCGAGGCCCGGGACGACCTGGCCATGGTCGCGGTCCAGGGGCCGCGGGCGACCTCCCTGCTCGAGCAGCTCTACGGCGACGAGGCTGCCGCAGCGCTGGCCTGTAAACCGTTCCAGGCGGCCACGGTGGGTGAGGTCTTTGCCGGGCGCACCGGTTACACCGGCGAGGACGGCTTCGAGCTGATCCTACCGGCCGACCAGGCCCCCGCTCTGTGGGATCGGCTGACTGAGGCCGGCGCCCAACCGTGCGGGCTCGGCGCCCGCGACAGCCTGCGCCTCGAGGCCGGACTCAACCTCAACGGCAACGAGATGGACGAGGAGACCACGCCGCTGGAGGCCGCGCTCGGGTGGACCGTGGCGTGGGCCCCGGAGGATCGCGACTTCGTCGGCCGTGCGGCACTCGAGGAGCAGCACCGCCAGGGCGTCGCCTGGCGCCTGATCGGCCTGGTGGTCGAGGGTCGCGCCCCGGCCCGCGCGGGCTACGTCGTGCGCACTGACGCTGGCGACGGGGTGATCACCAGCGGCGCCCATTCGCCGACCCTCGGCGGGCCCATCGCACTGGCCCGCATCCCCGCCGACGCCGAGGGCGATTTCCGCGTGGTCATCCGCAACCGCGAGGCCGCCGCGCGGCGTGTCAAACCGCCCTTCGTCCGCCATGGTAAGGTATGCGTCTAG
- the gcvH gene encoding glycine cleavage system protein GcvH, whose translation MSQVPEDLKYTRNHEWVRVEADGSVTVGITEHAQESLGDLVFVEPPEAGSQVQAEEACAVVESVKAASDVYAPISGEVTQGNEALADNPEAVNTDPYGDGWIMRIQPADTSEIDGLLDAAAYQELVADEG comes from the coding sequence ATGAGTCAGGTACCTGAAGACCTCAAGTACACGCGCAACCACGAGTGGGTCCGCGTGGAAGCCGATGGCAGCGTGACGGTGGGGATCACCGAGCACGCCCAGGAGTCGCTGGGCGACCTGGTCTTCGTCGAACCGCCGGAGGCCGGAAGCCAGGTCCAGGCCGAAGAGGCGTGCGCGGTGGTCGAGTCGGTCAAGGCCGCCTCCGACGTCTACGCCCCGATCAGTGGCGAGGTCACCCAGGGCAACGAGGCCCTGGCCGACAACCCCGAGGCCGTGAACACCGACCCTTACGGCGATGGGTGGATCATGCGCATCCAGCCCGCCGACACTAGTGAGATCGACGGTCTTCTGGATGCCGCCGCCTATCAGGAGCTGGTGGCCGACGAGGGTTGA
- the gcvPA gene encoding aminomethyl-transferring glycine dehydrogenase subunit GcvPA has product MPFVPHTEQEIREMLDAIGVERIEDLFDEIPESLRKASIDAIPAGMNEMEVTQLMRRRAAQDVQPACFVGAGAYDHHVPAAVWEITTRGEFYSAYTPYQAEASQGTLQLLYEFQTMMSELTGLYASNASLYDGATALAEAVLMAVRANRKAKSKRVLMPRSVHPYYRRVVETIVANQGIELVEAPLDDTVGRIDPEALGRFEDEPFAAVVVPQPNFFGALEEVDRLTDWAHGLNALVIAVCNPVALALLTPPGEWGSEGADIACGEGQPLGIPLASGGPYFGYMTTRKQHVRQLPGRIVGRTVDADGRTGYTLTLQAREQHIRRSKATSNICTNQGLMVTAATVHLSLLGAEGLARVAAVSHERTRELVQKLTAIDGVERLFDGPFFHEVPLRIPAPAEEVLPTLAHRGVLGGYDLSQEFPEWGPALLVCATETRTSEEIDRFAAALADALRNTGQRARA; this is encoded by the coding sequence ATGCCGTTTGTACCGCATACCGAGCAGGAGATCCGCGAGATGCTCGACGCCATCGGCGTCGAGCGGATCGAGGATCTCTTCGACGAAATCCCCGAATCGCTGCGTAAGGCGTCCATCGATGCCATCCCCGCCGGGATGAACGAGATGGAGGTGACGCAGCTTATGCGTCGCCGGGCCGCGCAGGACGTGCAGCCGGCCTGCTTCGTGGGCGCCGGCGCCTACGATCACCACGTTCCGGCGGCCGTCTGGGAGATCACCACCCGCGGTGAGTTCTACAGCGCTTACACGCCGTATCAGGCCGAGGCGTCGCAGGGCACCCTGCAGCTGCTCTACGAGTTCCAGACCATGATGTCGGAGCTCACCGGGCTGTACGCCTCCAACGCCTCGCTCTACGACGGCGCCACCGCGCTGGCCGAGGCGGTGCTCATGGCCGTGCGGGCCAACCGCAAGGCCAAGAGCAAGCGGGTACTGATGCCGCGCAGCGTGCATCCGTACTACCGGCGCGTGGTCGAGACCATTGTCGCCAACCAGGGCATCGAGCTGGTTGAGGCTCCCCTGGACGACACCGTCGGGCGCATCGATCCCGAGGCACTCGGCCGCTTCGAGGACGAACCCTTCGCCGCGGTGGTGGTCCCGCAGCCGAACTTCTTCGGCGCCCTCGAGGAGGTGGACCGCCTGACCGACTGGGCCCACGGTCTGAACGCCTTGGTCATTGCCGTGTGTAACCCGGTCGCTCTGGCGCTTTTGACCCCACCCGGCGAGTGGGGCAGCGAAGGCGCCGACATCGCCTGTGGCGAGGGGCAGCCGCTGGGCATCCCGCTGGCCTCCGGCGGCCCATACTTCGGCTACATGACCACGCGCAAGCAGCACGTGCGTCAACTGCCCGGCCGGATCGTCGGGCGAACGGTCGACGCCGACGGGCGAACCGGCTATACCTTGACATTGCAGGCCCGGGAGCAGCACATCCGCCGCTCCAAGGCGACGTCCAACATCTGCACCAACCAGGGGCTGATGGTCACCGCGGCCACCGTGCACCTGTCCCTGCTCGGTGCCGAGGGGCTCGCCCGCGTGGCGGCGGTCAGCCACGAGCGCACACGGGAGCTGGTACAGAAGCTGACAGCCATCGATGGAGTCGAGCGGCTCTTCGACGGCCCCTTCTTCCACGAGGTCCCGCTGCGGATCCCCGCGCCTGCCGAGGAGGTCCTGCCGACGCTCGCCCACCGCGGCGTACTCGGTGGCTACGACCTCAGTCAGGAATTCCCGGAGTGGGGTCCGGCGCTGCTCGTCTGCGCCACCGAGACCCGCACCTCCGAGGAGATCGACCGGTTCGCTGCGGCGCTGGCCGATGCCCTGCGCAACACCGGGCAGCGCGCCCGCGCCTGA
- the tpx gene encoding thiol peroxidase produces MATVTLKGTPFRTCGELPGTGSAAPDFRLVDSELQDHRLGDFAGRRLVLNIVPSLDTPVCSASAKRFDELARSHAEVTFATVSADLPFAQQRFCSAEGVGNVVMLSAMRDSAFARDYGVRIEEGPMEGLCARAVVIIDDGGQVVYTQLVPEIAEEPDYDDVQRAL; encoded by the coding sequence ATGGCCACCGTCACCCTCAAGGGCACCCCGTTCCGTACCTGCGGCGAGCTGCCGGGCACCGGCTCGGCAGCCCCGGATTTCCGGCTGGTTGACAGCGAGCTGCAGGATCACCGACTGGGCGACTTCGCCGGTCGGCGGCTGGTGCTCAACATCGTGCCGAGTCTCGACACCCCGGTGTGCAGCGCCTCGGCCAAGCGTTTCGATGAGCTGGCCCGCAGCCATGCGGAGGTCACCTTCGCCACCGTCTCCGCCGATCTGCCCTTTGCCCAGCAGCGCTTCTGTAGCGCGGAGGGCGTCGGCAACGTGGTGATGCTCTCGGCCATGCGCGATTCGGCCTTCGCCCGCGACTACGGCGTGCGCATCGAGGAGGGCCCCATGGAGGGCCTGTGCGCCCGGGCCGTGGTGATCATCGATGACGGCGGGCAGGTGGTGTACACGCAGCTCGTCCCCGAGATCGCCGAGGAACCCGACTACGACGACGTGCAGCGCGCCCTGTGA
- the gcvPB gene encoding aminomethyl-transferring glycine dehydrogenase subunit GcvPB — MTEESEAVLIYDISREGRRAYAQAPKEAPGADSLPRRFRRQRQPQLPQVSELETVRHYTRLSQKNFSIDTHFYPLGSCTMKYNPRGANNLAMLPQFLERHPLAPDETGQGFLACIHELQQDLAVVTGMQDVTLSVMAGAQGEFAGVAMIRAYHDARGDDGRTEILVPDAAHGTNPATATMCGYKVREIPTGADGDVDMEAFKAAVGPQTAGIMLTNPSTVGVFERRIEEIATTVHEAGGLLYYDGANLNAILGKARPGDMGFDVIHMNLHKTFSTPHGGGGPGAGAVGVSERLLPYLPIPRVTREGDHYRWLTETDCPSSIGRLCTFNGNSGVLLRAYAYMRMLGREGMPRVAEYSTLNANYLMTRLREAGFTVAYPERRASHEFIVSLKHEAKELGANVMDFAKRLLDLGYHAPTTYFPLLVPEALLIEPTETESKRELDGFVDAMVRIREEARENIDMVKGAPYRLPVRRLDDVKAARELDLRWEG, encoded by the coding sequence ATGACTGAGGAGTCCGAAGCTGTGCTCATCTATGACATCAGCCGTGAGGGCCGGCGTGCCTACGCCCAGGCCCCCAAGGAGGCGCCGGGGGCTGACAGCCTCCCGCGCCGTTTCCGCCGCCAGCGCCAGCCTCAACTGCCGCAGGTCTCGGAGCTGGAGACGGTGCGTCACTACACCCGGCTGTCGCAGAAGAATTTCTCCATCGACACCCATTTTTACCCGCTGGGCTCCTGCACCATGAAGTACAACCCGCGGGGTGCCAACAACCTCGCGATGCTGCCCCAGTTCCTCGAGCGCCATCCGCTGGCGCCCGACGAGACGGGGCAGGGCTTCCTGGCCTGCATCCACGAGCTCCAGCAGGATCTGGCCGTCGTCACCGGCATGCAGGATGTCACGCTGTCGGTGATGGCCGGCGCCCAGGGCGAGTTCGCCGGTGTGGCCATGATCCGCGCCTACCACGACGCACGCGGCGACGACGGGCGCACCGAGATCCTGGTGCCCGATGCGGCCCACGGCACCAATCCGGCCACTGCCACCATGTGCGGCTACAAGGTGCGCGAGATCCCCACCGGTGCCGACGGGGACGTCGACATGGAGGCGTTCAAGGCGGCCGTCGGACCGCAGACCGCCGGGATCATGCTCACCAACCCGTCGACCGTGGGGGTCTTCGAGCGGCGCATCGAGGAGATCGCCACCACCGTCCACGAGGCCGGCGGCCTGCTCTACTACGACGGCGCCAACCTCAACGCCATCCTCGGCAAGGCGCGGCCCGGGGACATGGGCTTCGACGTCATCCACATGAACCTGCACAAGACGTTCTCCACGCCCCACGGCGGCGGGGGACCGGGTGCCGGTGCGGTGGGCGTCAGCGAGCGCCTGCTACCCTACCTACCCATCCCCCGGGTCACCCGGGAGGGCGATCACTACCGCTGGCTCACCGAGACGGACTGCCCGAGTTCCATCGGCCGGCTGTGCACCTTCAACGGCAACTCCGGGGTGCTGCTGCGCGCGTACGCCTACATGCGCATGCTCGGCCGCGAGGGCATGCCCCGGGTGGCCGAGTACTCGACGCTCAACGCCAACTACCTGATGACCCGGCTGCGCGAGGCCGGCTTCACCGTGGCCTACCCGGAGCGCCGGGCCAGCCACGAGTTCATCGTCAGCCTCAAGCACGAGGCCAAGGAGCTCGGCGCCAACGTCATGGACTTCGCCAAGCGCCTGCTCGATCTCGGCTACCATGCGCCGACCACCTACTTCCCCCTGTTGGTGCCCGAGGCGTTGCTCATCGAGCCGACCGAGACCGAGTCCAAGCGCGAGCTCGACGGCTTCGTCGACGCCATGGTGCGCATCCGCGAGGAGGCGCGCGAGAACATCGACATGGTCAAGGGCGCTCCGTACCGCCTGCCCGTGCGCCGGCTCGACGACGTCAAGGCCGCGCGTGAGCTCGATCTGCGCTGGGAAGGCTAA
- a CDS encoding carbohydrate kinase family protein translates to MSAIISGSVAFDTIMVFHDRFRNHILPEQVHILNVSFLVPQLRREYGGCAGNIAYNLKMLGEEPLTLATVGADIGSYADWMTSHGIEQRYISTLNEHYTAQAYITTDMDDNQITAFHPGAMGDAHKVDVPTDAGGKVGVVAPNGPEGMVKHARQFVDAGIPFIFDPGQAMPAFDGDQLREFVEGATWVAVNDYESRLLTEKTHMELEDIANKVEALIVTRGAEGSHIYTNGQIIHVPAAPISQVADPTGCGDAFRAGLLFGLLRDLDWETTGRIASLMGAIKVEQSGTQNHSIDADSFKSRYESAFGTRLDVAIGR, encoded by the coding sequence ATGTCCGCCATTATCAGCGGCTCTGTCGCTTTCGACACCATCATGGTGTTCCACGACCGCTTCCGGAACCACATCCTGCCGGAGCAGGTCCACATCCTGAACGTCTCGTTCCTGGTGCCGCAGCTGCGCCGCGAATACGGCGGCTGCGCCGGCAACATCGCCTACAACCTGAAGATGCTCGGTGAGGAGCCGCTCACCCTGGCCACCGTCGGCGCCGACATCGGCAGCTACGCCGACTGGATGACAAGCCACGGCATCGAGCAGCGCTATATCAGCACGCTCAACGAGCACTACACTGCCCAGGCCTACATCACCACCGACATGGACGACAACCAGATCACGGCGTTCCACCCGGGCGCCATGGGCGACGCCCACAAGGTTGACGTCCCCACCGACGCCGGCGGCAAGGTCGGGGTGGTCGCCCCCAACGGCCCGGAGGGCATGGTCAAGCACGCCCGGCAGTTCGTCGACGCCGGTATCCCGTTCATCTTCGACCCGGGCCAGGCCATGCCGGCGTTCGACGGTGATCAGCTGCGTGAGTTCGTCGAGGGCGCCACCTGGGTGGCGGTCAACGACTACGAGTCGCGCCTGCTCACCGAGAAGACCCACATGGAGCTCGAGGACATCGCGAACAAGGTCGAGGCGCTGATCGTGACCCGCGGCGCCGAGGGCTCCCACATCTACACCAACGGCCAGATCATCCACGTGCCGGCGGCACCGATCAGCCAGGTCGCCGACCCCACGGGTTGCGGCGACGCCTTCCGGGCCGGGCTGCTCTTCGGCCTGCTGCGCGATCTGGACTGGGAGACCACCGGCCGTATCGCCTCGCTGATGGGCGCGATCAAGGTCGAGCAGAGCGGTACGCAGAACCACTCCATCGACGCCGATAGCTTCAAGAGCCGCTACGAGTCGGCCTTCGGCACCCGCCTCGACGTGGCCATCGGCCGCTGA
- the ampD gene encoding 1,6-anhydro-N-acetylmuramyl-L-alanine amidase AmpD, with the protein MPSSGRYSIDPATGLLHPARHCPSPNHGPRPPGCVVDLLVLHAISLPPGEFGGGWIDELFTNQLDPAAHPTFESIADLRVSAHLLIDRQGNVTQYVPFHRRAWHAGRSSFRGRPECNDFSVGIELEGDERTPFTEAQYVTLLPVVQTLRARYPAIKPDRIAGHSDIAPGRKTDPGPAFDWQRLLKAL; encoded by the coding sequence GTGCCCAGCAGCGGACGCTACAGCATTGATCCCGCCACAGGGCTCCTGCACCCGGCCCGCCACTGCCCTTCACCGAATCACGGCCCCCGCCCGCCTGGCTGCGTCGTCGACCTGCTGGTCCTCCACGCCATCAGCCTGCCCCCCGGGGAGTTCGGCGGCGGCTGGATCGACGAGCTGTTCACCAACCAGCTCGACCCGGCGGCTCACCCCACCTTTGAGTCGATCGCCGATCTGCGCGTCTCTGCCCACCTGCTCATCGACCGCCAAGGCAATGTCACGCAGTACGTACCGTTCCACCGCCGCGCGTGGCACGCCGGCCGCTCGTCGTTCCGGGGACGCCCCGAGTGCAACGACTTCTCGGTGGGGATCGAGCTCGAGGGCGACGAGCGCACTCCGTTCACGGAGGCTCAGTACGTGACGCTGCTCCCGGTGGTACAGACGCTGCGGGCCCGCTACCCGGCGATCAAGCCGGATCGCATCGCCGGCCACAGCGATATCGCCCCGGGACGCAAGACGGACCCGGGGCCGGCCTTCGACTGGCAGCGACTGCTCAAGGCGCTCTGA
- a CDS encoding symmetrical bis(5'-nucleosyl)-tetraphosphatase yields the protein MATYAIGDIQGCCDPLKRLLEQIRFDPAQDTIWFVGDLVNRGPDSLGVLRLVRNELGDRAITVLGNHDIHLMSVWSGHGRLKNADTLRGTLDAPDVDELIEWLRRRPLMHVDESLGYAMAHAGLPPAWSVAEAKLRAHELERALRGDIPLDDLMDNIYGNRPIEWSDELEGYDRLRFITNAFMRMRFVDGQGRLLLREKGRPDRAPEGHYPWFVARRRLRASPDPVKLVTGHWSLLGFHNDHGVLSIDTGCQWGNTLTAVRIDDGSEAVHSLKCPEHA from the coding sequence TTGGCCACGTACGCGATCGGTGACATCCAGGGATGCTGCGACCCGCTCAAGCGACTACTGGAGCAGATCCGCTTCGATCCGGCGCAGGACACGATCTGGTTCGTGGGCGATCTGGTCAACCGTGGCCCGGACTCGCTCGGTGTGCTGCGCTTGGTGCGCAACGAGCTCGGCGATCGGGCGATCACCGTCCTCGGCAACCACGACATCCACCTGATGTCGGTCTGGAGTGGCCACGGCCGGCTGAAGAACGCCGATACCCTGCGCGGCACCTTGGATGCCCCGGACGTCGATGAGCTGATCGAGTGGCTGCGGCGCCGGCCGCTGATGCACGTCGACGAGAGCCTGGGCTACGCCATGGCCCACGCCGGCCTGCCGCCGGCCTGGAGCGTGGCCGAGGCGAAACTGCGCGCCCACGAGCTGGAGCGGGCCCTGCGCGGCGACATCCCCCTCGACGACCTGATGGACAACATCTACGGCAACCGGCCCATCGAGTGGTCCGACGAGCTCGAGGGCTACGACCGGCTGCGCTTCATCACCAACGCCTTCATGCGCATGCGCTTCGTCGACGGTCAGGGTCGGCTGCTGCTGCGCGAGAAGGGTCGACCCGACCGTGCCCCAGAGGGGCACTACCCATGGTTTGTCGCCCGGAGGCGGCTGCGCGCCTCGCCGGATCCGGTGAAGCTGGTGACCGGGCATTGGTCGCTGCTTGGCTTCCACAATGACCACGGGGTGCTGAGCATCGACACGGGCTGCCAGTGGGGCAATACGCTGACAGCCGTGCGGATCGATGACGGCAGCGAGGCGGTGCATAGCCTCAAGTGTCCCGAGCACGCCTGA